From Silurus meridionalis isolate SWU-2019-XX chromosome 14, ASM1480568v1, whole genome shotgun sequence, a single genomic window includes:
- the suz12a gene encoding polycomb protein suz12-A, with protein sequence MAPHKPGSDPYRSAKTYAPPAHASSLSMNAAKRPKMEQLQADHELFLQAFEKPTQIYRFLRTRNLMAPIFLHRTLTYMSHRNSRASGKRKDFCMDNLLLQVERMKTEQEAHNLASHLQLTFTGFFHKVDKTQNCENEESSVLLEVLLIKVCHKKRKDVSCPIKQVPTAKKQVPLNPRGKTGAGPTITVPSQEFEPSNSHMVKSYSLLFRVTCSAGREISTRDNNVADEIPGRKKRYTSHRDDGETTFVAQMTVFDKNRRLQLLDGEYEVSMQEMEECPVGKKRATWETIVDGKWVPPFDTFSHGPNLQFTLRWTGEESDITTPPLTRPLATRNTHTSGSDNLKTSAPKPSQTVAVKDPVTSDAHLRREQLHVEPRQKLRVYYQFLYNNNTRQQTEARDDLHCPWCTLNCRKLYSLLKHLKLSHSRFIFNYVPHPKGARIDVSVNECYDGSYVGNPHDLHCQPGFAFSRNGPVKRTCVTHTLVCRPRRTNPSLSEFLECDEVPLEQRRPLVSGHNRLYFHSDSCMPLRPHEMEVDSEDEKDPEWLREKTVMQIDEFTDVNEGEKEVMKLWNLHVMKHGFIADNQMTQSCMQFVENYGNVVVEKDLCRNFLLHLVSMHDFGLVSTLTIDRAMARLRQLKPAQENGIKSAERT encoded by the exons ATGGCACCGCACAAGCCCGGCTCGGATCCGTATAGATCCGCCAAAACATACGCGCCCCCAGCCCACGCCAGCAGCCTGTCTATGAACGCTGCCAAGAGACCCAAAATGGAGCAGCTCCAAGCCGACCACGAGCTCTTCCTACAGGCCTTCGAAA AACCGACTCAGATATACCGATTCCTTCGCACGAGGAACCTCATGGCT CCCATTTTTCTGCACAGGACCCTCACGTACATGTCCCACCGCAACTCAAGAGCCAGTGGCAAAAG aAAAGATTTCTGCATGGACAATCTGCTCCTCCAAGTGGAGAGGATGAAAACAGAGCAGGAGGCGCACAA TTTGGCATCACACCTGCAGCTCACCTTCACCGGCTTCTTCCATAAAGTCG ACAAGACGCAGAACTGCGAGAACGAGGAAAGCTCCGTGTTGCTAGAGGTGTTGCTCATCAAAGTGTGTCATAAGAAGAGAAAG GACGTGAGTTGCCCCATCAAACAGGTGCCTACAGCGAAGAAGCAGGTTCCTCTGAACCCGCGGGGGAAGACGGGCGCAGGGCCGACCATCACGGTGCCCAGTCAGGAGTTTGAACCCAGCAACAGCCACATGGTCAAGTCTTACTCTCTACTCTTCAGGGTCACATGTTCTGCAGGGAGGGAGATCAGCACCCGGGACAACA acgTTGCTGACGAGATCCCCGGCAGAAAGAAGCGTTACACCTCCCACCGAGATGATGGCGAAACAACTTTTGTAGCACAGATGACTGTGTTTGATaagaacag GCGACTGCAGCTGCTGGACGGGGAATATGAAGTGTCGATGCAGGAAATGGAGGAGTGTCCCGTCGGCAAAAAACGAGCCACTTGGGAAACCATTGTGGATGGAAAG TGGGTCCCTCCATTCGACACGTTCTCTCACGGCCCGAATCTGCAGTTCACGCTTCGCTGGACAGGCGAGGAAAGTGACATCACCACGCCGCCATTGACCCGACCTCTTGCGacacgcaacacacacacaagcggcAGCGACAACCTGAAGACTAGCGCACCGAAACCGTCCCAAACAGTAG CTGTTAAAGATCCCGTAACCTCGGATGCACACTTGCGGAGAGAGCAGCTGCACGTCGAGCCTCGGCAGAAACTCCGCGTTTATTATCAG TTTTTGTATAACAATAACACACGGCAGCAGACGGAGGCTCGAGACGACCTGCACTGTCCCTGGTGTACGCTCAACTGCCGCAAACTTTACAGCCTCCTCAAACACCTCAAGCTCTCTCACAGCCGCTTCATCTTCAACTatgtg CCTCACCCTAAAGGAGCGAGGATAGACGTGTCTGTGAACGAGTGTTACGATGGATCCTATGTCGGAAATCCTCACGACCTGCACTGCCAGCCTGGCTTCGCCTTCAGTCGCAACGGTCCTGTTAAACGCACCTGCGTCACACACACCCTTGTCTGCAG GCCCAGACGCACCAATCCGAGTCTCTCCGAGTTTCTGGAGTGTGACGAGGTCCCGCTGGAGCAGAGGAGGCCATTAGTGAGCGGCCACAACCGTCTGTACTTCCACAGTGACAGCTGCATGCCTCTGCGTCCCCACGAGATGGAAGTAGACAGCGAGGACGAGAAAGACCCCGAATGGCTGAGGGAGAAAACGGTCATG CAAATCGACGAGTTTACTGACGTCAAcgaaggagagaaggaggtgATGAAACTGTGGAACCTTCATGTAATGAAGCATGG ATTTATAGCTGATAATCAGATGACTCAGTCCTGCATGCAGTTTGTGGAGAACTACGGCAATGTCGTCGTTGAGAAAGACCTGTGCCGGAACTTCCTGCTTCATTTGGTCAGCATGCACGACTTCGGCCTGGTGAGCACACTGACCATCGACAGGGCCATGGCTCGTCTGCGCCAGCTCAAACCGGCCCAGGAAAATGGCATCAAGTCAGCAGAACGCACCTGA
- the crlf3 gene encoding cytokine receptor-like factor 3: MSVEAESLLQEVKECIEAAQNYRSELQQRLQGLSQARKQVRGSSTHTREVLKRHFQDLQATLSRLLNERLNTLLQEVDAIEQDSINPLDDCQKLIEHGVKMADDLLREGEAAIRCGISDREDKLCSFAKKALHIQLDSLPEVPALVDVPCVSAQLDDSLLCSMQERVTRHGSVSSHPPVQIEELVERAGGVLVRWSKVDEDFYPQEYRLQYRRSSSTHYEDAYVGSECEFLLLHLDPHTDYLFRVCARGEGRTEWSPWSVPQTGYTTLTAHEWSAGVDGYILSSRKNMALRSDSSSSGSASVLYSNAPSYFCGQTLTFKITAAGQMDKRDSLGVCVDKPSNSESLQRDQAVCISTNGAVFVNGKEMTNQLPAVTVGSVITYDMEVVSIIPANNNNPSDAISFKLRVTIGSGNREVVFDWLLDQVVDCLFFGCSFTNPGWKVLVF; this comes from the exons GTGCGAGGAAGCTCCACTCACACCCGCGAGGTCTTGAAGCGGCATTTTCAGGATCTCCAGGCGACTCTGAGCCGTTTGCTAAACGAGCGACTGAACACGCTCCTGCAGGAAGTGGATGCCATCGAGCAGGACAGCATCAATCCGCTAGACGACTGCCAGAAACTCATCGAACATGGCGTCAAAATGGCCGACGACCTCCTGCGTGAAG GTGAAGCGGCGATACGCTGCGGGATCAGTGACCGAGAGGACAAACTGTGCAGCTTTGCGAAAAAAGCCCTTCACATCCAACTAGACAG CCTCCCCGAGGTGCCGGCGCTGGTGGACGTGCCGTGTGTATCGGCGCAGCTGGACGACTCGTTGCTGTGTTCGATGCAGGAGCGAGTGACGCGCCACGGAAGTGTGTCGTCCCACCCGCCCGTACAAATCGAGGAGCTGGTTGAGAGAGCCGGTGGGGTGTTGGTGCGCTGGAGCAAG GTAGACGAGGACTTTTACCCTCAGGAGTACAGACTGCAATACAGACGCAGCAGCTCCACCCATTACGAGGACGCGTACGTCGGGAGCGAGTGCGAGTTCCTGCTGCTGCACCTGGACCCTCACACGGATTACCTGTTCCGAGTGTGCGCACGAGGCGAGGGGCGCACCGAGTGGAGCCCGTGGAGTGTCCCGCAGACCGGATACACAACCCTAACAGCGCACg agtggaGTGCCGGTGTGGATGGGTACATTCTGAGCAGCAGGAAGAACATGGCTCTTCGCAGCGACTCGTCATCCTCAGGAAGCGCATCTGTGCTTTACTCCAACGCACCATCCTACTTCTGTGGACAAACCCTCACCTTCAA gattaCAGCAGCAGGGCAGATGGATAAGCGTGACAGTCTGGGGGTGTGTGTGGATAAACCCAGTAATTCAGAATCTCTGCAGAGGGACCAGGCTGTGTGTATCTCCACTAACG GTGCCGTGTTTGTTAACGGGAAAGAAATGACCAACCAGCTTCCCGCAGTCACCGTCGGCTCAGTCATCACCTACGATATGGAAGTGGTCAGCATTATCCCAGCGAACAACAACAACCCGAGCGACGCCATCAGCTTCAAACTGCGGGTTACAATCGGTTCGGGGAACCGGGAGGTGGTTTTTGATTGGCTGCTCGACCAAGTTGTGGACTGCCTCTTCTTCGGCTGTTCCTTCACAAACCCAGGGTGGAAAGTGCTGGTTTTCTGA